The stretch of DNA ACAATCGTCTTGATGCAACGAATCCACCGAGGCGAACATCGAGGTTTCGAGAAGGGCAGCGACATCCCTCTCGACTTACAAACGATTTGCAAAACGTGCTTGGCGATCGAGCCGGAAAGCCGATATCGCGACGCAAGGGAACTTGCCGCGGACCTAAAACGTTTCCAGAACCGAGAACCGATCGCCGGATTGCCCGAACCGATCTACAAGAAAGTCCGGCGGTGGTGTCGCCAGGAAGTGCGGATCGAGCAAGCCGCGATGATCTCCGCGTTCGGTCATGGATCGATCATCATCGGCTTCATCGCAGCCGTCGCGATTTTCGCATGTTTTGAGTTTTCATTTCCTGTCTCGGTCCCGGAAATTGCGATCGACTCGTTGAAGCTCACGTTGTTTCCGCACCTACCGGCAATGCTGATCAGTGCGGCCGTTTTGCGCGGCCGATGGACTTGGCAATGGGCCAATGTATTGATCGGCCTGTGCACTTTCGGCATGGTGCTGATAACTTTCATCAGTGGCGAAAGTCCCGTTCGACGTTACGCAGGCGAACCGTTCGCGTTTGTCACCGCACACCTACTCGTCCTCGGGATCGCTTTTGTCACTCTGCTTCCACAGCTCGCTTCGATCCCCGCGCTAATTCAGCTCCGAAAACGTGAAGCGGCCAACGGCGAAGCCGTCAACCGAAGCGTGAGCGATTCAGACACGGCACCTGCTTAGACCAAGCCGGTGTCTGCTTAGACCAAGCCTTTGCGAACCGCGCGAACGGCAACATCTGTTCGGTCACTCGCCCCGGTCTTGCGGAGAATATTTTGCACGTGCTCTTTGACGGTTTCTACACTGATTGCGAGTGACTTTGCGATCTCGCGATTACTCAACCCAAATGCGATATGCCGCAAAACCTGCGACTCACGACCGGTTAAAGGGAAGTCCTCGTGTGCCTTACCAGCCCCGTCACTGCCACAAAGTTTCGAACGCAAGCTATCCAAACGACCTCCGGGACAACTCGTTCGATTCGTCGACACGTGTTGAATCACACGTTCGATGACTTCCAACTCATCGGTTTTTAAGACGTAGTCCTGGGCACCGTTTGCCACCGCCCGTGCCATATAAACGGAGTAGTCATACGCGCTGAAAAGAACGACGGGTAGATCGGGATGATCGCCGCGAATCTCTTCAAGCAACGAGAGACCATCCATCTTTTTCATTTGAACGTCAATCAAGACAACATCAAATTCTTCTTCGTTGATACAGCGAAGAGCAGACTCGCCGTCTTCCACCGTCTTGGCGATCGAGACCGAAGTCCCTTCCATTAGTTGCGTCAAGCCGACTCGGGCGGCTTCATGGTCGTCGACGACCAGCGTTTTCAGAGACATCATTTTCCCAGCCTACGCCTTAAGTGTGTTCCGAACGGGATTGTCATTAATCCGCGTTGGCGAACTCCGCCTTGGTATGACGCATTTTCGCCGGACAAGAAGTATGGCGCGTTCGTCGGGACACCCCCAGCCTCACCCCCCGAAATAATGGCAGTAAGCGTGGTTTGTCAGCAGACGCTGCAGTGGAACCTTGATAAATGCTCACGATCTAAATGAGTATTTCCGACCACACTTCGTTGCCCGAGTCTTAACGATGACCTAGGAATTGTTGAGGATTTTCATCCTCGCATCTCGTCCGTTTTGACTTCGATGACACCGAGCAACATGACTCAATCGGCCTCCATCCTGCTTGTAGACGACGACTGGCACTTAGTTCAGTCGATGGCAGATTGGCTGCGTCAACTCGGTCACAGTGTCGATGTCGCCGATTGTGTAGACGGCGCGAAAGCATCGCTGCAACAACGCCGCTACGATCTGATGATCACTGACCTTCGGCTTCGTGAAGAAGATGGGTTTGTCCTCATCGGGCATGCGCGGAATCATCATCCCGAAACCACCGTCTTGGTCATGACCGGTTATGGGACGCCAGACACGGCACTCGAAGCGATCAAGGCTGGCGCGTTTGACTTGTTGACCAAACCGCTGATCGACGACGAACTTAACCTCGCCATCAGTCGTGCCGTTTCTCAGCGCGACATCGAACGCGAGAATGAACAACTCCGCGAACGACTTGATCGCCGTACGGGACTCGAAGGAATCATCAGCCATGACTATCGGATGATGAAGATTTTCGACGTGATCGATAGCGTCGCCGACGCGAGAGCATCGATCTTGATCACCGGCGAAAACGGAACCGGAAAAAGTATGATCGCGCGGGCGATCCATGAACGTAGCTCACGCCGTGGTAAACCATTCGTCGAAGTCGCGTGCGGTGCATTACCCGACAACCTGCTCGAAAGCGAATTGTTCGGCCATGTCAGAGGAGCCTTCACCGGGGCCGCGACGGACAAGGTTGGAAAGTTTCAGCTTGCCGATCAAGGCACATTGTTTCTCGACGAAATCGGGACCGCCACGGCAGCGATGCAAGTCAAACTGCTGCGGGTCCTACAAGAATTCCAATTCGAACAACTCGGCGGTACCAAAACACAATCGGTCGACACCCGAGTCATCTTGGCGACCAACGAAGACCTCTCCAAAGCGGTTTCGGAAGGCTCATTCCGCCAAGATTTGTACTATCGAATCAATGTCGTCAACATTGTCCTGCCGTCACTCCGCGAACGCGTCGGCGATATCCCGTTGCTGGTCGATTACTTCTTACGCGAAGCCGCTGAAACCTGCGGACGCGAAGTCGATGCGTTCACTCCCGATGCGATGGCTCAAATGCAATCGTATCAGTGGCCCGGAAACGTTCGCCAATTGCAAAACGTCGTCGAACGCGCGGTGCTGCTTTCTCGAGGAAACCAACTGACATTGGAGGACTTGCCACCGGAGGTATTAGGCAAGATCGCGGATCCGATGTCACCATCGATGAACGAGTCCCCGATGGCCCCCCCCAACCTTTCTGTGACGCCCGTCGACCTGCAAAACAAGAGCTTGCGTGAGGCGCTCGAAGGGCCGGAACGCGAAATCATTTTGCATAGCTTGCGGCGGAACAACTGGAATCGAGCCGCGACGGCTGAGTCGCTCGATATCAACCGAACGACGCTCTACAAGAAGATGAAGCGTCTCGGTTTAGATGACCCGCGATTGCAATTTGCTCAGTAGTCTTGATCCGCACTGAGCAAACGATCAAGAAGCTGATCAATGACGGCTTCGAAGCCGCTAGGCTTTCTCCGCGTTCAATACAGTTCAACTGCGACGAACGCCGTTCGGCTAGCCGCTATCGCAGATGACGGCGAAACTCTAGGCTTGAAACAAAAACGCTGCCCCGGCGATCGCAATGACCGCGCCGGAAAATCGCAACGCGGCAGTTCGTTTTACGCTACCGGTCAGATACATTCCCGCGGCAACGCCCAGTAGATGCAGCAGGGCAGTAGCGACAAGCAGCCCAACAGCGTACGTTCCAGGAGCTGCCATCGCGGGCAGCTCTGCCCCGTGAACATGCCCGTGGAACAATGCCATCGCCGCGACACCGACAAGGGTCACGCCTAACGGGTACTTCTTACCGGACGCCAAAGCGACACCGAGCACGATGACTGACAAGGCAATACCAGCCTCGATCAATCGTGTTTCGAAGCCTTCCAGGCCAATGACTCCCCCAACGGCGAGGAACGCCAGGAACGTGACTGGAACTCCCCACAGAGCACTTCCACCGATTCGAACCGCCAACACTCCGACCGCGACCATGGCCAGTAAATGATCAATGCCAAGCCAGGGATGCGCGAATCCTGCAGCAAAACCACCTGGATTTGACATCGAATGATGTGGGTGCGCCATTGCCGGCCCACCCAGAAAAACGCACGCCATGACTGCCAGCA from Roseiconus lacunae encodes:
- a CDS encoding HupE/UreJ family protein, with amino-acid sequence MACVFLGGPAMAHPHHSMSNPGGFAAGFAHPWLGIDHLLAMVAVGVLAVRIGGSALWGVPVTFLAFLAVGGVIGLEGFETRLIEAGIALSVIVLGVALASGKKYPLGVTLVGVAAMALFHGHVHGAELPAMAAPGTYAVGLLVATALLHLLGVAAGMYLTGSVKRTAALRFSGAVIAIAGAAFLFQA
- a CDS encoding response regulator transcription factor, whose protein sequence is MMSLKTLVVDDHEAARVGLTQLMEGTSVSIAKTVEDGESALRCINEEEFDVVLIDVQMKKMDGLSLLEEIRGDHPDLPVVLFSAYDYSVYMARAVANGAQDYVLKTDELEVIERVIQHVSTNRTSCPGGRLDSLRSKLCGSDGAGKAHEDFPLTGRESQVLRHIAFGLSNREIAKSLAISVETVKEHVQNILRKTGASDRTDVAVRAVRKGLV
- a CDS encoding sigma-54-dependent transcriptional regulator, yielding MTPSNMTQSASILLVDDDWHLVQSMADWLRQLGHSVDVADCVDGAKASLQQRRYDLMITDLRLREEDGFVLIGHARNHHPETTVLVMTGYGTPDTALEAIKAGAFDLLTKPLIDDELNLAISRAVSQRDIERENEQLRERLDRRTGLEGIISHDYRMMKIFDVIDSVADARASILITGENGTGKSMIARAIHERSSRRGKPFVEVACGALPDNLLESELFGHVRGAFTGAATDKVGKFQLADQGTLFLDEIGTATAAMQVKLLRVLQEFQFEQLGGTKTQSVDTRVILATNEDLSKAVSEGSFRQDLYYRINVVNIVLPSLRERVGDIPLLVDYFLREAAETCGREVDAFTPDAMAQMQSYQWPGNVRQLQNVVERAVLLSRGNQLTLEDLPPEVLGKIADPMSPSMNESPMAPPNLSVTPVDLQNKSLREALEGPEREIILHSLRRNNWNRAATAESLDINRTTLYKKMKRLGLDDPRLQFAQ